Proteins co-encoded in one Brassica rapa cultivar Chiifu-401-42 chromosome A02, CAAS_Brap_v3.01, whole genome shotgun sequence genomic window:
- the LOC103852577 gene encoding mitotic checkpoint protein BUB3.3 isoform X2, which yields MSGARLEFQNPIEDSISKLKFSPESNNLLIASWDSYLRLYNVESSSLILQLYSRAALLDCCFENESTSYTSGSDGFIQRYDLNAGTVDRIGRHDGIATSVLYSLDKGEVISTGLDKKIKFWDTRRGQSLVLSTDAGAPVRCITVNGNNLVVCVAASMHIYDLRSLDRPFQSYESQVEVPIRCLTSVPFSTGYAVGSVDGQVALDFPNTACSSEMKYTFRCHPKSMKGRLHGACINAIEFTPGGSGTFVTGDNEGYVISWNAKSRRRLFELPKYSNSVASLAFNHTGELLAVASSHTYQEANEKEEPPQVFIHKF from the exons ATGAGCGGCGCTCGACTTGAATTCCAGAACCCTATAGAGGATTCCATTTCGAAGCTCAAATTCTCACCAGAGTCAAACAATCTCCTTATCGCTTCTTGGGATTCC TATCTGAGATTGTATAATGTAGAGAGCTCTTCGCTAATCTTACAACTGTACTCTCGTGCCGCTCTTCTCGACTGCTGTTTCGAGAACGAATCAACTTCCTACACCTCTGGCTCCGATGGATTCATCCAAAG GTACGATTTAAACGCTGGAACAGTTGATAGAATTGGTAGACATGACGGCATTGCCACATCTGTTCTCTACTCTCTTGATAAAG GTGAAGTTATCTCTACTGGCTTGGATAAGAAGATCAAATTTTGGGATACACGACGAGGACAAAGTCTTGTTCTTTCTACTGATGCTGGTGCTCCAGTCAGATGCATCACTGTTAATGGAAACAACTTAGTGGTTTGCGTAGCGGCATCAATGCATATATATGATTTGCGTAGCTTAGATCGACCTTTTCAGTCTTATGAATCACAAGTTGAGGTGCCTATCAGATGCCTCACCTCTGTACCTTTCTCCACTG GATATGCAGTTGGCTCAGTAGATGGACAAGTAGCCTTGGATTTCCCCAATACAGCATGCTCTAGTGAGATGAA ATACACTTTCCGATGCCATCCCAAATCTATGAAAGGAAGACTCCATGGTGCATGCATAAACGCTATTGAGTTCACTCCAGG TGGATCAGGGACTTTTGTGACTGGTGACAATGAAGGCTATGTTATCTCATGGAATGCTAAAAGCAGAAGAAGACTCTTTGAG TTGCCAAAGTACTCAAATAGCGTCGCGTCTTTGGCATTTAACCACACTGGAGAACTCTTGGCGGTTGCATCAAGCCACACTTA
- the LOC103852572 gene encoding protein GDAP2 homolog: MMYQAVPTATTSRGGTPTESADYVVTVDQIPRWSDVEQRSSSSLEGETGDPAHSNPRYANPLASSSSEAGGSGGNGMVSKFPVDHEINSKIYLWRGEPWNLEVDAVVNSTNENLDEAHSSPGLHAAAGPGLAEQCATLGGCRTGMAKVTNAYDLPARRVIHTVGPKYAVKYHTAAENALSHCYRSCLELLIDNGLQSIAMDCIYTEAKNYPREPAAHVAIRTVRRFLEKQKDKISAVVFCTTTTSDTEIYKRLLPLYFPRDEHEEEVAISKLPADVGDENGETVIDERKIRIQALPNKPPVRSFPALVERSATDLALVRRNSNHLDSYLDPAFMSLIKDPDERRKEQWEKTAQAQSGFNFVKLLGFGDLGGPPLSPAEEYSLHSRYLAKANSLNLSEIAEMKIVYRGGVDTEGHPVMVVVGAHFLLRCLDLERFVLYVIKEFEPLIQKPYSIVYFHSAASLQVQPDLGWMKRLQQILGRKHQRNLQAIYVLHPTFHLKATIVTMQLFVDNVVWKKVVYADRLLQLFKYVPREQLTIPDFVFQHDLEVNGGKGLIVDPRTKYVYQRP; the protein is encoded by the exons ATGATGTATCAGGCCGTGCCCACGGCCACAACCTCTCGTGGTGGAACTCCAACGGAGAGTGCTGATTACGTTGTCACTGTGGATCAGATTCCTAGATGGAGTGATGTTGAGCAGAGGTCATCATCATCCCTGGAAGGTGAAACTGGAGATCCGGCGCATTCTAATCCTCGCTATGCAAACCCTTTGGCTTCTTCGTCTTCTGAAGCAGGAGGCAGCGGCGGGAATGGGATGGTGTCTAAGTTTCCTGTTGATCACGAGATTAACTCTAAGATCTATCTCTGGAGAGGGGAGCCCTGGAACCTCGAGGTTGATGCTGTTGTGAATTCCACCAATGAG AACTTGGATGAGGCACATAGCAGTCCTGGTCTACATGCTGCTGCTGGACCTGGCCTTGCAGAACAGTGTGCTACTTTG GGTGGATGCCGGACAGGGATGGCGAAAGTAACAAACGCCTATGATCTACCTGCCAG GAGGGTTATCCATACAGTGGGACCCAAGTATGCAGTAAAGTATCATACAGCTGCTGAGAATGCTCTAAGTCACTGCTATAGATCTTGTCTGGAGCTTCTCATTGATAATGGGCTTCAAAG TATTGCTATGGACTGTATATACACAGAAGCCAAAAACTATCCCCGAGAACCAGCTGCTCATGTTGCCATCA GAACTGTACGTCGCTTTCTAGAGAAGCAGAAAGATAAAATCAGTGCCGTTGTTTTCTGTACTACCACAACCTCTGATACAGAGATATACAAAAG ATTACTTCCACTTTACTTTCCTCGAGATGAGCACGAGGAGGAGGTTGCCATCTCAAAGCTCCCTGCTGATGTTGGGGATGAAAATGGCGAAACCGTTATAGACGAACGTAAAATCAGAATACAGGCGCTGCCAAATAAGCCTCCAGTCAGGTCTTTTCCAGCTCTAGTTGAGCGCTCTGCCACTGATCTTGCTTTGGTACGAAG GAACTCGAATCATCTTGATTCATATTTGGATCCGGCCTTCATGTCTTTGATTAAAGATCCAGATGAAAGGCGGAAAGAACAGTGGGAGAAGACTGCACAAGCACAGAGTGGGTTCAATTTTGTTAAACTGCTAGGGTTTGGTGATCTCGGGGGACCCCCTCTCTCTCCTGCAGAGGAATACTCACTTCATTCGCGATACTTAGCAAAAGCTAATTCTCTCAACCTCTCGGAGATTGCAGAGATGAAAATTGT CTACCGTGGTGGTGTTGACACAGAGGGCCATCCTGTAATGGTTGTTGTAGGAGCTCACTTTTTGCTGCGATGTCTTGATCTAGAGCGTTTTGTGCTATATGTTATAAAG GAATTTGAACCTTTGATACAAAAGCCTTACTCGATTGTCTATTTCCATTCTGCAGCATCTTTACAAGT CCAACCAGATTTAGGATGGATGAAAAGATTACAACAGATACTTGGTCGCAAACACCAGCGTAACCTTCAG GCAATATATGTTCTTCATCCAACTTTCCACTTGAAGGCGACTATTGTAACAATGCAATTGTTCGTTGATAATGTG GTTTGGAAGAAAGTTGTATATGCGGACAGACTTCTGCAGCTGTTCAAATATGTACCTCGTGAGCAGCTGACAATCCCTGACTTTGTTTTCCA GCATGATCTTGAAGTTAACGGAGGAAAAGGTCTAATCGTTGACCCAAGAACCAAGTATGTCTATCAACGGCCATGA
- the LOC103852571 gene encoding uncharacterized protein LOC103852571, giving the protein MGPAVELWKEREMDKTRKKYERLSEKIMLWEDKKKKKAKRKLHRTERGVEKAKLKAKQRFIDDNERIEIIVASARTHAYESQMKEVLKVKEKANLMRTTGRSPCACL; this is encoded by the exons ATGGGACCTGCGGTGGAGCTATGGAAGGAAAGAGAGATGGATAAAACGAGAAAGAA GTACGAGAGGCTAAGCGAGAAGATTATGTTATGggaagacaagaagaagaaaaaagcaaAGAGAAAGCTTCATAGAACAGAG AGAGGTGTTGAAAAGGCAAAGTTGAAGGCGAAGCAGAGGTTCATAGATGATAATGAACGCATTGAGATCATTGTTGCAAGTGCAAGAACACATGCATATGAGAGTCAAATGAAGGAAGTGTTGAAGGTTAAGGAGAAAGCAAACCTCATGAGAACAACAGGGAGGAGTCCATGTGCATGCCTTTGA
- the LOC103852576 gene encoding cell division topological specificity factor homolog, chloroplastic, protein MAISGNLRISASLISPYHHHPKCLSLPSSKVDFISNVANSLETQKVSISSKNKRGEAKVLARNATGDYELSPSPVQQEVESFLLNAINMSFFDRLNIAWKIIFPSHASRRSSNARIAKQRLKMILFSDRCAVSDEAKRKIVNNIVHALSDFVEIESEEKVQLNVSTDGDLGTIYSVTVPVRRVKPEYQDVDEAGSITNVEYKDTLDGSVDVRFDFYVPE, encoded by the exons ATGGCGATATCTGGGAATCTGAGGATCTCCGCGAGCTTAATTTCTCCTTATCATCACCATCCTAAATGCCTCTCGTTACCTTCTTCCAAG GTTGATTTCATAAGCAATGTCGCAAACAGTTTGGAAACGCAGAAAGTGTCGATAAGCAGCAAAAACAAACGTGGTGAAGCGAAGGTTTTAGCAAGGAACGCCACGGGAGACTATGAACTCTCACCAAGCCCGGTTCAGCAAGAGGTGGAGAGCTTTCTCTTGAACGCCATCAACATGAGCTTCTTTGACCGGTTAAACATAGCGTGGAAGATCATCTTCCCATCCCACGCGTCGAGGAGAAGCTCCAACGCGAGAATCGCAAAGCAGCGGCTCAAGATGATCCTCTTCTCGGACAGGTGTGCGGTCAGCGACGAAGCTAAAAGGAAGATCGTCAACAACATCGTTCACGCGCTGTCGGATTTCGTGGAGATAGAGTCGGAGGAGAAAGTTCAGCTTAATGTCTCCACGGACGGTGACCTGGGAACCATTTACTCGGTCACGGTGCCTGTTAGGAGGGTGAAACCAGAGTACCAGGACGTGGACGAGGCTGGATCTATAACCAACGTGGAGTACAAAGATACGCTTGATGGTTCTGTGGATGTCAGGTTCGATTTTTATGTTCCAGAGTAG
- the LOC103852577 gene encoding mitotic checkpoint protein BUB3.3 isoform X1, with translation MSGARLEFQNPIEDSISKLKFSPESNNLLIASWDSYLRLYNVESSSLILQLYSRAALLDCCFENESTSYTSGSDGFIQRYDLNAGTVDRIGRHDGIATSVLYSLDKGEVISTGLDKKIKFWDTRRGQSLVLSTDAGAPVRCITVNGNNLVVCVAASMHIYDLRSLDRPFQSYESQVEVPIRCLTSVPFSTAGYAVGSVDGQVALDFPNTACSSEMKYTFRCHPKSMKGRLHGACINAIEFTPGGSGTFVTGDNEGYVISWNAKSRRRLFELPKYSNSVASLAFNHTGELLAVASSHTYQEANEKEEPPQVFIHKF, from the exons ATGAGCGGCGCTCGACTTGAATTCCAGAACCCTATAGAGGATTCCATTTCGAAGCTCAAATTCTCACCAGAGTCAAACAATCTCCTTATCGCTTCTTGGGATTCC TATCTGAGATTGTATAATGTAGAGAGCTCTTCGCTAATCTTACAACTGTACTCTCGTGCCGCTCTTCTCGACTGCTGTTTCGAGAACGAATCAACTTCCTACACCTCTGGCTCCGATGGATTCATCCAAAG GTACGATTTAAACGCTGGAACAGTTGATAGAATTGGTAGACATGACGGCATTGCCACATCTGTTCTCTACTCTCTTGATAAAG GTGAAGTTATCTCTACTGGCTTGGATAAGAAGATCAAATTTTGGGATACACGACGAGGACAAAGTCTTGTTCTTTCTACTGATGCTGGTGCTCCAGTCAGATGCATCACTGTTAATGGAAACAACTTAGTGGTTTGCGTAGCGGCATCAATGCATATATATGATTTGCGTAGCTTAGATCGACCTTTTCAGTCTTATGAATCACAAGTTGAGGTGCCTATCAGATGCCTCACCTCTGTACCTTTCTCCACTG CAGGATATGCAGTTGGCTCAGTAGATGGACAAGTAGCCTTGGATTTCCCCAATACAGCATGCTCTAGTGAGATGAA ATACACTTTCCGATGCCATCCCAAATCTATGAAAGGAAGACTCCATGGTGCATGCATAAACGCTATTGAGTTCACTCCAGG TGGATCAGGGACTTTTGTGACTGGTGACAATGAAGGCTATGTTATCTCATGGAATGCTAAAAGCAGAAGAAGACTCTTTGAG TTGCCAAAGTACTCAAATAGCGTCGCGTCTTTGGCATTTAACCACACTGGAGAACTCTTGGCGGTTGCATCAAGCCACACTTA
- the LOC103852573 gene encoding uncharacterized protein LOC103852573: MGQVFDKLRGKQWRHKQVQAICDCVFDRFKLETGRANLTFEELYIAVLLVYNDINKRLPGPHFDPPSKDLVRSMMTECDMNLDGEIDREEFVKFIELLTTDTLAVVSQGLIISLIVAPTVAIATKKATEGVPGVGKVVHKLPTSVYATLVTLAVVWVNSDTA, encoded by the exons ATGGGACAAGTCTTCGACAAGCTCCGAG GTAAGCAGTGGAGGCATAAACAGGTCCAAGCGATATGTGATTGTGTATTCGATCGGTTCAAGCTTGAAACCGGAAGAGCCAATCTTACGTTCGAAGAGCTATACATCGCCGTGCTTCTCGTCTACAA TGACATAAACAAGCGATTGCCTGGTCCTCATTTCGATCCGCCTTCTAAGGATCTTGTCCGAAGCATGATGACG GAGTGTGATATGAACTTGGATGGAGAAATAGACCGGGAGGAGTTTGTGAAGTTTATTGAGCTGCTTACGACTGACACATTAGCGGTTGTGAGTCAGGGTTTGATCATATCGTTGATCGTCGCTCCCACTGTGGCTATTGCTACAAAGAAGGCCACGGAAGGTGTCCCAGGTGTTGGGAAAGTGGTGCATAAGCTGCCTACTTCTGTTTATGCTACTCTTGTGACCCTTGCTGTGGTGTGGGTGAATTCCGATACTGCCTAA